ATGAAGCGGCTTACCGAGCTTATCAAACGTCTTTGGAAAATGACGACAATCCCTTTATCATGACACGTGAGATTGGTGATTTTAAAACCTTTGTGGAAAATAGCAGAGCGCAATAAACACAAACTATTAACCCTGATTATTCAACGATGACGACCTATTATGCCTTTTTGAATGGGAAAATTGCTGCGTTTATATTTTGTCGTTGGCAGCTTGAAAAGGGCAATCTTGCGACGATTGGTGGACATATCGGCTATCAAACCTCACCAGAATTTAGACGACAAGGTATCATGACCAGACTTCTCAGCTTTGTCCTTGAGAAATATGCCAAACGTGGCATCAATCCTGTGCTTATCACAGCGCGTGAGGACAATATTGCCAGTCGTAGAACCATTGAAAAAGCTGGCGGTATTTTGGAAAATATTATCGATTTAGAGGATGGGCATCGTCTAGCGCGTTATTGGATTACCTTGGACTTGGAGAATTCAGATTAATATTGAAATGAGGAGACAGAAGTGACAACATTTATTTGGGATTTTGACGGAACCTTGGTGGATTCCTACGAAGCGATTGGGCAAGCCTTGCAAGTGACTTATGCGCATTATGGTTTGGCTTTTGATAAACAATGGATTATGGATTTTATTATCAAAGAATCGGTCAAGGCTTTGCTTTATCAAGTGGCAAAAGAACAAGAATTAAATTTAGCGGAGCTATCAGCTTTCTTTAAAAAAGAGCAGGAAGCGCGTGATTATCTGATAAAACCCATGCCACATTTAACAGAGGTTCTTGCGGCAACCAAACAAAAAGGGGTGACACACTATGTCTATACGCATAAAGGTATCACGGCAAATGATGTTTTAGAAAGATTAGGCGTGCGTCAGTATTTTACAGAAGTGGTGACATCAGCAAATGGTTTCGCTCGTAAGCCTGAACCCGAAGCGATTAACTACCTTCTTGAAAAATATGATTTGGATAAAGAAAGCACTTATTACGTTGGTGACCGTCGTCTTGACGTTAAAGCCGCCGAAAATGCAGGCATTAAATCAATTAATCTCGGTCAACCGCCATCAAAAATCAATCAACACATTACTGACTTATCCAATATTGTGGCACTTTCTAATGACTAAAAATCGAAGAAAGCTTATTCACAACGGGTTTATTTTGCTATATAATAAGAGTTATGGTTAAATCATATTCAAAAACAGCAAATCACAATATGCGTCGTCCCGTAGTGAAAGAAGACATTCTTCGCTATATGCGAACACATCAGAAGCAAAATAGGGGCTATCTGGCAGAATTGGAAGCATTTGCTCATCAAGAAAATATCCCTATTATTCAGCATGAGGTTGTGGCTTACTTTCGTTTTTTGATGCAAACATTGCAGCCAAAAAATATTTTAGAAATTGGCACAGCTATCGGCTTTTCAGCACTTTTAATGGCAGAAAATGCCCCAGATGCGAAGATTACGACACTTGACCGTAATCCTGAAATGATTGCCTTCGCTAAGGAAAATTTTGCCAAATATGACACTCGCAAACAAATTACTTTGGTTGAAGGAGACGCTGTTGATATTCTTTCGACACTTGAGGGGGAATTTGACTTTGTTTTTATGGATTCAGCGAAATCAAAATACATTGTCTTTCTGCCAGAAGTCTTGAAACATTTGAAAGTCGGCGGAGTCATTGTCTTTGATGATGTTTTCCAAGGAGGGGATATTGTCAAGCCAATAGAAGAAGTGCGCCGCGGACAACGAACAATCTATCGTGGGCTTCAACGATTGTTTGATGTGACACTGGATAATCCAAATTTAACAGCAACCTTACTTCCGTTAAGCGACGGATTATTGATGATTCGTAAAAATACAGCAGATATATCACTGTAAAATTAAGCAATATTTAAGTTATTGTGATATACTAGTGAGGTTAAAGACAAATTAAGGAGTTTAATAACAATGGCCAACAAAGAAAAATCAGGGTTTAAGAAAGTTATCCAAAGTAAAGCTTTCAAAGGTGTTTCAATTGCAGTAGCTTCAGCTCTTATCGGTGCAGGTGTAACTTACCTTGCTACTAACAGCAATTCAGAAACAAAAGCTCTTGTTACCATGAAAGGTGATACTATCACAGTATCAGATTTCTATAACGCTGTCAAAAGCACTTCTTCATCACAACAAACAATGTTGAACTTGATTTTATCACGTGTTTTTGAAGACCAATACGGTGATAAAGTATCAGACGATGATGTTTCAAAAGCATACAATACAACAGCTTCATCTTATGGTTCATCATTCTCAAGCGCACTTTCAAAAGCTGGATTGACATCAGATACTTACAAACAACAAATTCGTACATCAATGTTGGTTGAATACGCTGTAAAACAAGCTGCTAA
This sequence is a window from Streptococcus macedonicus ACA-DC 198. Protein-coding genes within it:
- the gph gene encoding Hydrolase, haloacid dehalogenase-like family is translated as MTTFIWDFDGTLVDSYEAIGQALQVTYAHYGLAFDKQWIMDFIIKESVKALLYQVAKEQELNLAELSAFFKKEQEARDYLIKPMPHLTEVLAATKQKGVTHYVYTHKGITANDVLERLGVRQYFTEVVTSANGFARKPEPEAINYLLEKYDLDKESTYYVGDRRLDVKAAENAGIKSINLGQPPSKINQHITDLSNIVALSND
- the yrrM gene encoding O-methyltransferase family protein [C1]; amino-acid sequence: MVKSYSKTANHNMRRPVVKEDILRYMRTHQKQNRGYLAELEAFAHQENIPIIQHEVVAYFRFLMQTLQPKNILEIGTAIGFSALLMAENAPDAKITTLDRNPEMIAFAKENFAKYDTRKQITLVEGDAVDILSTLEGEFDFVFMDSAKSKYIVFLPEVLKHLKVGGVIVFDDVFQGGDIVKPIEEVRRGQRTIYRGLQRLFDVTLDNPNLTATLLPLSDGLLMIRKNTADISL